In Candidatus Neomarinimicrobiota bacterium, one DNA window encodes the following:
- a CDS encoding GntR family transcriptional regulator, whose product MAKGFYLSLSQSQLAYEALEEKLVNLTLAPGEIYSEGQLAREVELGRTPLREALQKMAGHGLVEMIPRMGVKITEIDFNRQLAILETRRVLDELIASRAARRATEEQRSTFRGLAEQMEVAAQNGDIEAYLKLDHEFDILLDRASRNEFASKALIPLHIHCRRFWSYYKIHDDLKRTAILHEKLMRAVADGDEDGAISATNELVDYLVEFTRKALELV is encoded by the coding sequence ATGGCTAAAGGATTCTATTTGAGTTTATCTCAATCACAATTGGCTTATGAGGCATTAGAGGAAAAACTTGTAAACCTGACTTTAGCGCCAGGTGAAATTTATTCGGAGGGGCAATTAGCACGGGAGGTTGAATTAGGTCGTACACCATTGCGAGAAGCACTCCAAAAAATGGCTGGCCATGGTTTGGTAGAAATGATTCCCCGCATGGGGGTTAAGATTACTGAGATTGATTTTAACCGTCAACTTGCAATCCTGGAAACCAGGAGAGTATTAGATGAGTTGATTGCATCCCGGGCTGCCCGCCGAGCGACAGAAGAACAACGGTCCACATTTCGAGGATTGGCAGAACAGATGGAGGTTGCCGCACAAAATGGCGATATTGAAGCATACCTCAAATTGGATCATGAATTTGATATATTGCTGGATAGGGCCAGCCGTAATGAGTTTGCATCCAAAGCACTCATTCCATTACACATTCACTGTCGGCGATTTTGGTCCTATTACAAAATTCATGATGATCTGAAACGGACCGCTATCCTCCATGAAAAACTTATGCGTGCTGTGGCGGATGGGGATGAAGATGGTGCAATTTCTGCTACGAATGAATTAGTAGATTATCTGGTAGAATTCACCCGAAAAGCCTTAGAATTGGTCTAA